One stretch of Candidatus Binatia bacterium DNA includes these proteins:
- a CDS encoding metallophosphoesterase has protein sequence MAKYVLPLERKKQEYLAERERFFAELPRLSRRDFFKTAAKAAAVATAFWKGFPPHSFQLIRVAEAKETQPKFTFAYISDTHILDKGLNHRFVKACQKAVDDVNALDPQPDFVLFGGDLAQLGKAEELSIGKQILDQLKAPVRMMVGEHDWYLDMGEKWREMFGEPTYSFDHKGVHFIVLNSVIVEDYWTEPKMTPMERMLAMAQLDNPNGRPFMVGEEQRDWLKKDLAKVDKKTPIVVFSHSPLYKYYRPWNFWTEDAEEVQKLLAPFQSVTVIHAHTHQVLTNRIGNITFHGVLSTAWPWPYAPQGIPPLTVQMVRADPFNQFDGCGWGTVALRADGQADKHYVLWDRNPMTVTFDTVRRGKAGMAELAKEFQGRVDWPSY, from the coding sequence ATGGCAAAGTACGTACTTCCATTGGAGAGGAAGAAACAGGAGTACCTGGCGGAGCGCGAGCGGTTTTTTGCCGAGCTGCCGCGGCTGAGCCGGCGCGACTTTTTTAAGACAGCGGCAAAAGCAGCCGCAGTCGCGACGGCTTTCTGGAAGGGATTCCCGCCGCATTCCTTCCAGCTCATCCGTGTGGCAGAGGCAAAAGAGACGCAGCCCAAATTTACCTTTGCCTACATCTCTGACACCCACATCTTGGACAAGGGGCTGAATCACCGCTTCGTGAAAGCATGCCAGAAAGCGGTGGATGATGTGAACGCCCTCGACCCCCAGCCGGATTTCGTTCTCTTCGGCGGTGATTTGGCGCAACTCGGTAAGGCTGAGGAGCTGTCAATCGGGAAGCAAATTCTCGATCAACTGAAAGCGCCGGTGCGCATGATGGTCGGCGAGCATGACTGGTACTTGGATATGGGCGAGAAGTGGCGGGAAATGTTCGGTGAGCCGACCTACTCCTTCGACCACAAGGGAGTGCACTTCATCGTTCTGAATTCGGTGATTGTCGAGGATTACTGGACAGAACCGAAGATGACCCCGATGGAACGGATGCTCGCTATGGCTCAGCTCGACAACCCTAACGGCCGCCCGTTCATGGTCGGTGAGGAACAGCGCGATTGGCTAAAGAAGGACTTGGCGAAAGTCGACAAAAAGACCCCGATCGTCGTGTTCTCTCACTCGCCGCTGTACAAGTACTACCGGCCCTGGAATTTCTGGACGGAAGACGCCGAAGAAGTCCAAAAACTGCTTGCACCGTTCCAGTCGGTCACCGTAATCCACGCTCATACCCACCAAGTGCTCACCAACCGGATCGGCAACATCACCTTCCATGGGGTGTTGTCGACCGCGTGGCCGTGGCCGTACGCGCCGCAGGGCATTCCCCCGCTCACAGTCCAAATGGTCCGTGCCGATCCGTTCAACCAGTTCGATGGCTGCGGTTGGGGTACGGTGGCTCTGCGTGCTGATGGCCAAGCGGACAAACATTACGTCTTGTGGGATCGGAATCCGATGACTGTGACCTTCGATACGGTTCGCCGCGGTAAGGCGGGAATGGCCGAGCTGGCCAAAGAGTTTCAAGGGCGCGTGGATTGGCCGTCCTACTGA
- a CDS encoding cytochrome-c peroxidase, with the protein MMEVQRGVRKLMVSMMGAFALYLPKGVLEPVIPEGNPLTKEKVELGKKLYFDKRLSADGTVSCASCHDPLRGFADGKPVATGIRGQAGARNSPTVLYTGFSEVQFWDGRAPTLEEQAKQPLINPVEMGQPSHEAVVKAVASVPEYPPLFQQAFGSPQVTIERIVQAIASFERTLAPFASPFDRFLAGDKNALSDAAKRGFQLFQGKGRCVTCHEFNTSFPYFTDNKFHNIGVAMKGNFEQLAREAQAIQTRRDKEAESSLAHKPGVEALGRWIVTREPKDIGAFKTPGLRNVALTAPYMHDGSLKTLEEVMDFYNRGGEPNPNLDGGMRPLNLTREEIADIIEFMKSLTDESGGKNFDWEELKELSRKTRAGELVAAPAP; encoded by the coding sequence ATGATGGAAGTGCAGCGCGGGGTACGGAAGCTGATGGTTTCCATGATGGGGGCCTTTGCCCTTTACTTGCCGAAGGGAGTGCTGGAGCCGGTGATTCCCGAAGGAAATCCCTTAACGAAAGAGAAGGTGGAACTCGGGAAAAAGCTCTACTTTGACAAGCGTCTCTCGGCGGATGGAACAGTCTCTTGCGCGTCCTGCCATGACCCCCTGCGGGGTTTTGCAGACGGGAAACCTGTGGCGACGGGGATCCGTGGGCAGGCCGGTGCGCGCAACTCTCCCACGGTGCTGTACACTGGTTTCAGCGAGGTTCAGTTTTGGGACGGCCGCGCTCCAACGTTGGAGGAGCAGGCCAAGCAACCGCTGATTAACCCGGTGGAAATGGGGCAGCCGTCGCACGAAGCGGTGGTCAAGGCTGTGGCCAGCGTGCCCGAGTATCCGCCTTTGTTCCAGCAGGCGTTTGGTTCTCCGCAAGTGACCATCGAGCGCATCGTGCAAGCAATCGCTTCGTTCGAGCGCACACTGGCTCCCTTCGCCTCACCGTTCGATCGTTTTCTAGCGGGCGACAAGAACGCCTTGAGTGATGCCGCGAAACGCGGCTTCCAATTGTTTCAAGGCAAGGGGCGGTGTGTCACGTGCCACGAATTCAATACGTCTTTCCCGTACTTTACCGACAATAAGTTCCACAACATCGGTGTCGCAATGAAGGGCAACTTCGAGCAACTGGCGCGCGAAGCGCAGGCGATTCAAACGCGGCGCGATAAGGAAGCGGAGTCGTCGTTAGCCCATAAGCCGGGAGTGGAAGCCCTGGGGCGCTGGATCGTCACCCGCGAGCCCAAAGACATAGGTGCGTTTAAAACGCCAGGCCTGCGCAATGTGGCGCTCACGGCCCCGTACATGCACGACGGCAGCTTGAAGACGCTCGAAGAAGTCATGGACTTTTACAACCGCGGTGGGGAGCCGAACCCGAATCTGGATGGCGGGATGCGGCCGCTCAACCTCACCCGCGAAGAGATTGCCGATATCATCGAATTTATGAAGTCGCTCACCGATGAGAGCGGAGGGAAGAACTTCGACTGGGAGGAGTTGAAGGAGTTATCGCGCAAAACGCGCGCCGGGGAATTGGTGGCCGCGCCAGCCCCGTGA
- a CDS encoding zf-HC2 domain-containing protein, translating into MNCNEFSKFLSAYVDHELGVDRAVELEEHLEGCQACARRLQVEQWIAESVRRHYVLDDCPPALEQKVRALLVEREASWRWIVPSAAVTALLAAVVVAWLALHGGGSNALVSPRVALADRVYEAVRSGEMPLLTRSADAAVLDRWLAERLVFYHPGTLRLPDGMVPEGANVLRAEGEDVGVVVYRSGNGPAVLVVAAKRDLPAQGARVRLGRSEFRTFAHNGRKFIAWNHGEVSYVLVSEGEQDGARACASCHAGVASDGLKDFGRSVGREL; encoded by the coding sequence ATGAACTGTAACGAGTTTTCCAAATTCCTTTCTGCTTACGTGGATCACGAGCTCGGGGTAGATCGAGCGGTCGAGCTCGAGGAGCACCTCGAGGGGTGCCAAGCATGCGCGCGGCGCCTGCAGGTGGAGCAATGGATCGCGGAGTCGGTGCGTCGCCACTACGTGTTAGACGATTGCCCACCCGCACTGGAGCAGAAAGTCCGAGCACTCTTAGTGGAGAGGGAAGCTTCGTGGCGGTGGATTGTTCCGAGTGCTGCCGTTACAGCCTTGTTGGCGGCCGTCGTGGTGGCATGGCTTGCTCTTCACGGTGGAGGCAGCAACGCTCTAGTTTCCCCAAGGGTGGCGCTGGCGGACCGGGTGTATGAAGCGGTCCGGAGTGGGGAGATGCCGCTTTTGACGCGCAGTGCGGACGCCGCCGTGCTGGATCGCTGGCTGGCAGAACGTTTGGTGTTCTACCACCCGGGCACCTTACGCTTGCCCGATGGGATGGTTCCGGAAGGTGCCAATGTTTTGCGGGCCGAAGGCGAGGATGTCGGAGTGGTGGTGTATCGCTCGGGCAATGGTCCGGCAGTGTTGGTCGTGGCAGCAAAGCGAGATTTACCGGCACAAGGTGCACGAGTCCGGCTTGGCCGGAGCGAGTTTCGCACCTTTGCGCACAATGGCCGAAAGTTCATTGCGTGGAACCACGGGGAAGTGTCGTACGTGTTGGTCAGCGAAGGCGAGCAGGACGGGGCGCGTGCCTGCGCGAGCTGCCACGCAGGCGTGGCAAGTGATGGCCTGAAGGATTTTGGTCGGTCTGTGGGTCGCGAACTGTAA
- a CDS encoding sigma-70 family RNA polymerase sigma factor, protein MSKRRGPVVLRRQQTNEVAAKLLPHLRSLYNFAVQLAGRGEAEDLVQATVLKAIEHWAELTPRQNIRAWLFIVLRNAWIDAQREQSRRVAAAGRDRTCTEPEPARGPEELAVEQQWALEIRRAVENLPEVYRFPVYLRDVEGLSYKEIAEILGCPIGTVMSRLARGRALLRAQLLGQLEDRGWGRNRKTGTEGHEL, encoded by the coding sequence GTGAGTAAACGTCGAGGTCCCGTTGTGCTCCGGCGACAACAGACGAACGAGGTTGCGGCAAAACTGTTGCCCCATCTGCGCTCGCTGTACAATTTTGCTGTTCAGTTGGCCGGGCGGGGCGAGGCGGAGGATTTGGTGCAGGCAACCGTGCTCAAAGCGATCGAGCATTGGGCAGAGCTTACCCCTCGGCAGAACATTCGCGCTTGGCTGTTCATCGTGTTGCGCAATGCATGGATCGACGCCCAACGGGAGCAGTCGCGCCGCGTCGCAGCCGCTGGACGTGATCGAACGTGTACCGAACCGGAGCCGGCCAGGGGGCCAGAGGAGCTTGCGGTCGAGCAGCAGTGGGCGCTCGAGATCCGGCGGGCGGTGGAAAATTTGCCGGAGGTGTATCGGTTTCCCGTGTACCTGCGGGACGTCGAGGGGTTGTCGTACAAAGAAATTGCCGAAATTCTCGGCTGCCCCATAGGCACAGTTATGTCGCGGCTGGCGCGCGGCCGCGCGCTTTTGCGAGCGCAGCTTTTAGGGCAGCTCGAGGATCGCGGCTGGGGCCGTAACCGCAAGACAGGAACCGAAGGCCATGAACTGTAA
- a CDS encoding cytochrome P450: protein MMDPHVESIPLEQLDIISARTYGEHGYPHAAWTRLRREAPVCYMQPPGYRPFWAVTKHADIIEVSTQPDKFKSAGRFILFPDADMQGPKLEEDPPLRMLVNMDPPEHRVYRKLVSGWFTPRAIARLENRLVELTNEIFSSLAPPGEWVECDFVRDVAALQPLRMITEILGIPREREQFVLRVTNENFGIEDPEFQRPGETREDRLGFLYEAFSYLEEITQDRRKNPREDLSTVLALATIDGKPVPQFELFSLYFLIMVAGHDTTRNSISGGLLALLEHRDQFAKLRENPNLIETGADEIVRWTTPVIHFSRTATVDYELRGQKIRKGDSVALFYPSANRDEEVFPDPFVFRLDREPNPHLGFGVGEHFCLGAHLARLDIKVFFREFAKRIDAVELAGPVERLQASFVGGPKRMPVRMRFKVA from the coding sequence ATGATGGATCCGCACGTAGAGTCGATTCCGCTGGAGCAACTAGACATCATCAGTGCGCGCACGTACGGAGAGCATGGCTACCCGCATGCCGCTTGGACCCGGCTCCGCCGTGAAGCGCCGGTTTGCTACATGCAACCGCCCGGTTACCGCCCGTTTTGGGCCGTGACCAAACATGCGGACATCATTGAAGTGTCCACGCAACCCGATAAGTTCAAAAGCGCGGGGCGTTTTATCTTGTTCCCGGATGCAGACATGCAGGGCCCAAAGTTGGAAGAGGACCCGCCCCTGCGGATGCTCGTGAACATGGATCCTCCGGAGCATCGCGTGTACCGCAAACTTGTGAGCGGCTGGTTCACACCGCGCGCGATTGCACGGCTCGAGAACCGCTTGGTCGAGCTGACCAATGAGATTTTCAGCTCGCTAGCCCCGCCGGGAGAATGGGTGGAGTGCGACTTTGTGCGCGACGTGGCCGCCCTGCAGCCGCTGCGCATGATCACGGAAATCCTCGGTATTCCACGGGAGCGGGAACAATTTGTTTTGCGCGTGACCAACGAGAACTTTGGAATCGAGGACCCGGAATTCCAGCGCCCGGGGGAAACGCGAGAGGATCGCCTTGGTTTTCTTTACGAGGCGTTCTCTTACCTAGAGGAAATCACGCAGGACAGACGAAAGAACCCACGGGAAGACCTTTCCACCGTGCTCGCGCTAGCCACGATCGATGGCAAACCGGTACCGCAGTTTGAGCTTTTCTCCTTGTACTTTCTAATCATGGTGGCGGGACACGACACCACGCGGAACTCCATTTCGGGTGGCTTGCTCGCACTCTTGGAACACCGAGATCAGTTCGCCAAGTTGCGGGAAAACCCGAATCTCATCGAGACGGGTGCCGACGAAATCGTGCGCTGGACCACGCCAGTCATCCACTTCTCGCGCACGGCAACCGTCGATTATGAGTTGCGCGGCCAGAAGATTCGCAAGGGTGATTCCGTGGCTCTCTTCTATCCCTCGGCCAATCGCGACGAGGAAGTTTTTCCGGATCCTTTTGTTTTCCGATTGGATCGCGAGCCGAATCCTCACTTGGGGTTCGGCGTCGGCGAGCACTTTTGCCTCGGGGCCCACTTGGCGCGCCTCGACATCAAGGTGTTCTTCCGCGAGTTCGCCAAGCGCATCGATGCGGTCGAGCTTGCGGGGCCGGTCGAGCGCTTGCAGGCTTCCTTCGTGGGTGGCCCGAAACGGATGCCCGTGCGAATGCGCTTTAAGGTTGCGTAG
- a CDS encoding prenyltransferase has protein sequence MVNVAMWAKAVRVIPRISREEWQELDVVSRWLIATRSAVLVMTFVSAALAGLLAWRNGAFDFGGWLVLTAGLLLAHATNNLVNDLTDHWKGVDRDNYFRAQYGPQPLEHGLLTTGQMLAYIAVSGLLALLAGLTLLFWRGEPVLWLLLAGAFFVLFYTWPLKYIGLGEVAVLIVWGPLMVGGGYYVITGRFDDTVMLASLPVALTATTVLFGKHIDKIEADRTKRIRTLPVILGEQRARRTTWLLCTAAYVVTVALVVSGGLGWPVLLVFGAASWYRLLSGVLRQARPSAPPDGFPPNVWPLWYSAFAFQHARRFGGLYLAGVLIDGIVQRWLS, from the coding sequence ATGGTGAACGTTGCCATGTGGGCGAAAGCAGTGCGGGTCATTCCCCGCATCTCGCGCGAGGAGTGGCAAGAGCTCGATGTGGTCTCGCGCTGGCTAATCGCCACCCGCTCAGCCGTGTTGGTGATGACCTTCGTGTCGGCTGCGCTGGCAGGACTGCTTGCCTGGCGCAACGGTGCGTTCGATTTCGGCGGCTGGCTCGTACTGACAGCCGGGCTGTTGCTAGCTCATGCGACGAACAACTTGGTGAATGACCTCACCGACCACTGGAAGGGTGTGGATCGAGACAACTACTTCCGTGCCCAATACGGACCGCAGCCGCTGGAGCACGGGTTGTTGACCACGGGCCAAATGCTGGCATACATTGCTGTGAGTGGCCTCTTGGCTTTGCTTGCCGGGCTAACGTTGCTCTTTTGGCGCGGCGAGCCCGTGCTTTGGTTGCTGCTGGCTGGGGCATTCTTTGTCTTGTTCTACACGTGGCCGCTCAAATACATCGGGCTCGGGGAAGTGGCCGTCCTGATTGTGTGGGGACCTCTCATGGTTGGCGGCGGCTACTATGTGATCACGGGCCGATTTGATGACACCGTGATGTTGGCAAGTTTGCCCGTGGCCCTTACAGCCACCACCGTTTTGTTCGGTAAGCATATCGACAAGATCGAGGCAGACCGCACGAAGCGGATTCGCACCCTACCCGTGATCCTCGGCGAGCAACGCGCGCGTCGCACAACTTGGCTGCTCTGCACTGCGGCGTATGTGGTCACGGTCGCTCTGGTCGTCTCTGGGGGCCTGGGCTGGCCCGTACTGTTGGTCTTCGGAGCAGCTTCTTGGTATCGGTTGCTGAGCGGCGTCTTGCGTCAGGCGCGACCGAGCGCTCCACCGGACGGATTTCCTCCCAACGTCTGGCCGCTCTGGTACTCGGCATTTGCCTTTCAACATGCGCGGCGGTTCGGTGGCCTCTACTTGGCAGGAGTACTGATCGATGGCATCGTCCAGCGTTGGTTGAGCTGA